One segment of Balaenoptera ricei isolate mBalRic1 chromosome 8, mBalRic1.hap2, whole genome shotgun sequence DNA contains the following:
- the AQP11 gene encoding aquaporin-11, whose translation MTALRGLWPEMQDTCTSLGLMLSIVLFMGLARVVTRQQLNRPTAHAFVLEFLATFQLCFCTHELQVLSEQEPLHPTWPLTLTYFFSLVHGLTLVGTSSNPCGVMMQMMLGGMSAETGAMRLLAQLIGALCSRYCMGALWSLGLTKYHVSERSFACRNPIQVDLPKAVIIEAVSSFIFHSALLHFQEVRTKLRIHLLSALITFLVYAGGSLTGAVFNPALALSLHFKCFDEAFLQFFIVYWLAPSLGILLMILMFSFFLPWLYNNHTINKKE comes from the exons ATGACGGCGCTGCGGGGCCTCTGGCCCGAGATGCAGGACACCTGTACCTCGCTGGGGCTGATGCTGTCGATCGTGCTGTTCATGGGGCTGGCCCGCGTGGTCACCCGGCAGCAGCTGAACAGGCCCACTGCCCACGCCTTCGTCTTGGAGTTTCTGGCCACGTTCCAGCTCTGCTTCTGCACCCATGAGCTGCAAGTGCTGAGCGAGCAGGAACCCCTGCACCCCACCTGGCCGCTGACGCTAACCTACTTCTTCTCGTTGGTGCATGGCCTGACTCTGGTGGGCACCTCCAGCAACCCGTGCGGCGTGATGATGCAGATGATGCTGGGGGGAATGTCCGCTGAGACGGGTGCGATGAGGCTGTTAGCTCAGCTGATTGGTGCCCTGTGCAGCAGGTACTGCATGGGCGCCCTGTGGAGCCTGGGACTGACCAAGTATCACGTCAGCGAGAGGAGCTTCGCTTGCAGGAATCCCATCCAAGTGGACTTGCCCAAAGCGGTCATCATAGAGGCCGTCTCCTCCTTTATCTTCCACAGCGCTTTGCTGCACTTCCAGGAGGTCCGAACCAAGCTTCGTATCCACCTGCTGTCAGCACTCATCACCTTTTTGGTCTATGCAG GAGGAAGTCTAACAGGAGCTGTATTTAATCCAGCTTTGGCACTTTCACTACATTTCAAGTGTTTTGATGAAGCATTCCTTCAATTTTTTATAGTATATTGGCTGGCTCCTTCTTTAG gtATATTGCTGATGATTTTGATGTTCAGTTTTTTCCTTCCATGGCTGTATAACAACCATACAATTAATAAAAAGGAGTAA